CTCGAGCACCCGCTGCAGCGGGATTCCATCCTGCTCAGCGATGAAGAGCAACTCCTGGGGTGAAAAGGCATGGAGGTGCAGGCCCGGGGCCGCCTCCGTGAGGGCCTCGAGGAGTTCCGCGTAGTAGGCGAGGGCCGAGCCCTGGCTTTTCGCCTCGGGATTCAGTCCCCCTTGAATGCACAGCTCGCTCGCCCCGAGGGAGGCCGCTTCTGCAGCTTTGCTCTGCAGCAGCTCAAAGCCGTGCCAATAGGCGCCCGCCGCTCCTGCATCACGGCGGAACGCACAAAAACTGCAGTGCTGAAGGCAGTGGTTCGTGAAATTCAGATTGCGGTTCACCACGTAGCTGACCGTCTCGCCAGCAAGAGACCGGCGCAGCGCATCGGCCTGCGCCTGGAGACTGGATGCGTCCGTGCAGTCCAGGAGGGACTCGGCCGCGCGGATGGAGTCGGGACTGCCTGGGTTCAAGCGAACGGCAGCCTGCAGATGCTGCTGCCGCTCAGGAGTCCAGGCCGGTGAAACGCGCGAGCCGGAAGAGTCCGGAGCTGACAGCAACAACTCCGCGGATCGGTTCCAGGCCCAAGGTTCAAAAACCCCCGGCTCGCGCGTCACTTACGGGCGCGAGCAGAGGGTTGAACCGGTTGTTGGCGTCGACGACGGTCGCGCCACTCAATGGTGGAGAGATACAAGACTCCACCGCTGACAAAAACCAATAGTGCGGCGGTGGTCACCGCCAGCATACTGTTGAGGTTGATCGACTCAATCACGGTTGAGCAAACCGAGGCTCAAGCTCAGAAGTTGAGGGTGCCGTCGCCGTTACGACCCCACACCACCATGGCGATCGAGAAGGTGAAAGTGGCAGCAAGAGCGGCCCAGCCCACGGTGATCAGCATCGTTGTGCGGTAAGCGTTTCGGTGAGTTTAACCAGGGCCATGGCCCAAACTGAGCACAGACCTGCTGGCTGTTTCGAGATGCAACCCATCCGCTCCATCAGCTCCTCTCCCGGCGGACAGGCCGTCATGGAGCGACAACAGGTCCGAGCGCCCTATCCAACGGGTCGCGTGATCGTGCTGAACGACGACCACAACACCTTTCAGCATGTCGTGGAGGTCCTGGTCAAATACATCCCCGACATGGTCTCCGATCGCGCCTGGGAGTTGGCCCATCAGATCGATTCCCAGGGTTCAGCCGTCGTCTGGAGCGGGCCGCTGGAGCAGGCCGAGCTCTACCACCAGCTCCTGGCCGCCGAGGGCTTGACGATGGCGCCCGTCGAGCGGGGCTGAGCCAGGGGCTCAGGCGAAGCGCCGCTGCAGCAGCTCAAACATCGGCAGGGTGCGCAGGCGCTCCTGCTCGGCGTCGAGGACAAAGCTCAAGATGCGACCGGAGCAGACCGCCACACCCTTCACGCTCTGGTCCGCACTGCGCTCCACACTCACCAACTGGGCGGCGCCACCGAGCTCGCTACTGAGCCGTTGACGCAACTGCTCGCGCAACTCGGGAGCCTGCTGGCCTGCCATGCGGCAAAACGAGGGGACAGCATCTTTAGCAGCGGCGGCAGCATCCGGCTACGGGCTCGCGTTTCTAGGATGCCCGCCATGGGTCGGCTGGTCATCACCCACAGCACCTATCTCGAGGGTCTGATTCCCTGCCTGAAGAAGTTGTCGCGGGTGCCCGAGATCGACACGATCACGCCGGCGGTGATTTCCCGGGTCAAGGGACGGGCCCCGGAGCTGCGCCTGAAGGTCTCGATTCCGATTCGCGGCGGATGGAAGCTCGTCGCGCGCAGGGGCAGCAGCGCCCAGGAGGTGTTTGTCGTGACCGGCCTGAGCGCACTCGAACTGGAAGAGCAGATTCAGAGCGTCCTCACGCGCTGACTCAGACCTCAAGCTCAAGACCCCACTGGGGCCTGACTTCGGTCCAGCCGCGGATTAGAAGAGTCCGCCAAAGCTCAATTGCCTGGTCTCGGTGGAGGTGATCACGGGACTGGAGCAAAGGGGGCTGCCCTGGAAGAGGTCGCCCTGAATCGACGAAGACCATCGGGTCTTGCGCCCAACTTTTTTCGTCGCAGTGGAAGCGCTTGGTCGCGTGCGTGGCGGGATCTTGGAGCCAACCGTGGCCTGACATGACGGCGATGGAGAGGACGCAGCCGGCCAGACCCAGTCGGAAGCCCGAAACGTGGCGTATGGGGAAGCAACAGGAGCCATCAGTCCGGCACAAGTACACCTGTACTAACAGCGGATTGTGGGCTTGTCAATCGGCCCGATCCCTCAGTGCGGCCATGACTTGTCTGCGCACGCGATTCATCTGCGTGCGTTCGGTCTCGTAGCGGGTCGTACGCGTGAAGCCGTAAAAGAGCACGACCCAGGTGGCACTGAGCCCAAGCGCGATCAGCGCCACGGACACGCCACTGACATCCACCACCCGAGATCCCCGATGCAGGGGTTAACGGTAGGAGCGGCTGCAAAGACCCAGGCGCCAGTCACTGATGCAGCGTCTCGCCTCCATCCGCTTGCGCTGTTGGCGTTCCAACTCCCTTCGCTGCCAATCCGTGAGCTGCTCCTGTGAATCAGCAGACGTGGACTGGCTGAATTGGGCGAAGACCGGGGACAGGAATAAACCAAGGTCAAAGATCAGGGCCAAAACCAGTCGCTGTGTCATCCATCGACCTCGATTGCGCCCCCTTCAATCTGCAAACAGCCCAGACCCTTGTCAGCTGATCTGGATCTGGCAGCCTTCGAAGAACCCTGGGATTCAACGATGACCCCAGATCACAGGCACCACAACAAACCATCCCGGACTCCGCTCAAGCTCAAAGAGCTGAAGAAACCAACGAACCGAAAGCGCAGTGCCAAGGGGGCCCACTGCACGAGACCGGCCGCCCAACCGCGAACCGATCGACCGATCGCCAGTTGAATTGCAGAGGCCGTAGCAATCACAACGTCAGCTCGATCTGAGCTGCGGGACAACACCGGCGACGCGTCATTTCTGCGTGAAGTCCTGGGGCTTGCTGGCCATGATCAGCCTGCGGGTCGCCATGAACGATGAGATGTTCATCGAGCAAAGGCGCATGCCGATTCGCCAACCCTCGAGGGAACTGCGCGCCGCCATCATTCGGCCCTGGAAGCGAGGGAGTCGGCCGGTGATCCCTGGTCGTCAGGCCACGGCCTGGGAACGAAGCTGAGCGATCAACTTGGGGCCGATGCCGCGAATTCCACGCAGTTCGGCATCGGAAGCCGCTTGAACCATGGCCGGTGTCCGAAGGCCCGCATTCCAAAGAAGGTGAGCTTTTTGCAGACCAATCCCCCGCAGCTTGGTCAGCTCAGCAATAAAGACGTCATCTGGAAAGTGCTCACCCATCAGGCTGGAGGCGACCGCGCGAAAGCCGTCCTGATCCACCAGGGCATAGATCTGCATGAGTTTCTGATCCACGTGCAGGACCTTGCTCTCGAAGATCTCGCGGAAGCGAATCAAAAGCCTGAGCTTGGGCTCACGTTGGATGCCTGACTCGGCGGTCCAGGACTCCATCTGAGTGGAGCTGAGTTCAGCCACCGCGACAAAGCCATCGGATCGATAGGGAATCCAATCGCCGCATCCCTTGCCACTGCGCTGCATCGGTTGGAACTCGGGCGGATGCTGTCTTCTGACCTCACCGTCTCGCTTCAGGCAGGTCAGGGGCGTCTGAAAACTGAGCCGGGCGTGATAACGCCAATAGGCAATGGTCTGCAACGACGTGACGGTTGTCTCGTCACTGGGCAACGGCGGCGCGTCGCGCTCCAGCCGGGGCGACGACGACAGAAGAGAGCGGATCCGCTGCCAAACCATGGCAGGAACCTAGGCAGACTTTCGCTCCCGCGCTGTAGCGCAGGACATCAAGAGAACGCAGAGGGGCTCCCTGAGCCAAGAAAAAACCCCTGGTGTTCGACGCCCAGAGGTTCAGCGGTCCCCGTCCCAGAGACGCCCCATTGGTCTATGCGGTCCTCCCCATCCGCAAAAGGTGGAGAACCGCCTCAATCCGTTCGGTTCAGCGAACGCTGCCCCGAGGAATGGAAGGCGTGGTGCTGATGACTATTGTTCGGAAGTGAGGGGGAGACCCGTTCTTGCGTGGTTGCTTGAACGGGTGGGTGGGGTCACGCTCACTGCCTCTCTCACACCTCATTTAGCCGTCAGCCGCCATCCACTTGGCAGCCGACCAGGGCACCAGCCGCAGCTCCGACGGGAACGCCGATCCAGCGGCCATTGCCACGGGAGAGGGCCGCTCCAGCACCGGCACCCAGGAGGCCACCGATGACGGAGCCCTCAATGCAGCTGTTGTCGTCCACCTTTTTGGATGACGTCGGGTCTTGAATGGTGCCCTCGACTGCGGTCGGGGCGTCGCAGGGGATCTCGACCTTCTCGCTCCACTTCTTGAGGTAGCCCGGGGAGTCCTTAGTTCCAGGGACGTACTCCTCCCGGTATTCGTCCTTGAAACACTGGCTGGTCTTGGAATAACCAGGCTGCGAGACCTGCTGAGCCATGGCAGGGAACACCTGGGCTGAGCTCATCGCCAGCGAGAGCCCAACGACAGCGGAGA
This DNA window, taken from Synechococcus sp. LTW-R, encodes the following:
- the petN gene encoding cytochrome b6-f complex subunit PetN — protein: MLITVGWAALAATFTFSIAMVVWGRNGDGTLNF
- a CDS encoding DUF2103 domain-containing protein translates to MGRLVITHSTYLEGLIPCLKKLSRVPEIDTITPAVISRVKGRAPELRLKVSIPIRGGWKLVARRGSSAQEVFVVTGLSALELEEQIQSVLTR
- the clpS gene encoding ATP-dependent Clp protease adapter ClpS, with protein sequence MQPIRSISSSPGGQAVMERQQVRAPYPTGRVIVLNDDHNTFQHVVEVLVKYIPDMVSDRAWELAHQIDSQGSAVVWSGPLEQAELYHQLLAAEGLTMAPVERG
- a CDS encoding glycine zipper 2TM domain-containing protein, with amino-acid sequence MNRFSAVVGLSLAMSSAQVFPAMAQQVSQPGYSKTSQCFKDEYREEYVPGTKDSPGYLKKWSEKVEIPCDAPTAVEGTIQDPTSSKKVDDNSCIEGSVIGGLLGAGAGAALSRGNGRWIGVPVGAAAGALVGCQVDGG
- a CDS encoding DUF1651 domain-containing protein, yielding MSGHGWLQDPATHATKRFHCDEKSWAQDPMVFVDSGRPLPGQPPLLQSRDHLHRDQAIELWRTLLIRGWTEVRPQWGLELEV
- a CDS encoding helix-hairpin-helix domain-containing protein — encoded protein: MVWQRIRSLLSSSPRLERDAPPLPSDETTVTSLQTIAYWRYHARLSFQTPLTCLKRDGEVRRQHPPEFQPMQRSGKGCGDWIPYRSDGFVAVAELSSTQMESWTAESGIQREPKLRLLIRFREIFESKVLHVDQKLMQIYALVDQDGFRAVASSLMGEHFPDDVFIAELTKLRGIGLQKAHLLWNAGLRTPAMVQAASDAELRGIRGIGPKLIAQLRSQAVA